From one Lycium barbarum isolate Lr01 chromosome 6, ASM1917538v2, whole genome shotgun sequence genomic stretch:
- the LOC132600335 gene encoding D-amino-acid transaminase, chloroplastic-like isoform X2 produces MASSLSTLPKPISESSFFLPKLSNSIVIPKNISISRLKIRPLIQSNVFKNSNQTQFSSGECSPTFDVPLLSCSEVIERLRTNRESHKTKQQYLAMYSSVFGGITTDTAAMVIPMDDHMVHRGHGVFDTAAIMDGYLYELDQHLDRFLRSATMAKIQIPFDRESVRRILIRTVSISQCRKGSLRYWLSAGPGDFQLSPSGCHQAALFAIVIQDQSPPDHRGVRVVTSSIQIKPPQFAVMKSVNYLPNALSKMEAEENDAYAAIWLDGDDFVAEGPNMNVAFVTKDKELLMPCFDKILSGCTAKRVLVLAAKLVKEGKLQGIRVDNVSVEDGKRAEEMMLIGSGVLVRSVVQWDEEIIGYGREGPVTQALLNLLLEDMKSGPPTVRVPIPY; encoded by the exons ATGGCTTCTTCCTTGTCAACTCTCCCAAAACCCATCTCAGAATCCTCTTTTTTCCTACCAAAATTAAGCAATTCCATTGTTATTCCAAAGAACATCTCAATTTCAAGATTAAAGATCAGACCTTTGATCCAATCAAATGTTTTCAAGAATTCAAATCAAACCCAATTTTCCTCTG GAGAATGTAGTCCAACGTTTGATGTCCCACTTCTCTCTTGCTCAGAG GTTATTGAGAGGTTGAGAACAAATCGAGAAAGTCACAAAACCAAGCAACAGTATTTAGCAATGTATTCTAGCGTTTTTGGTGGAATCACAACTGATACAGCTGCGATGGTGATTCCCATGGATGATCACATGGTCCATAGAGGGCATGGAGTTTTTGATACTGCTGCCATTATGGATGG ATACCTTTATGAGTTGGACCAACACCTTGATCGTTTCCTGAGATCTGCAACCATGGCCAAGATACAAATTCCTTTTGATAGGGAAAGCGTTAGACGAATTCTCATTCGTACAGTAAGCATTTCACAATGCAGAAAAGGTTCTCTAAGATACTGGCTTTCGGCGGGACCCGGTGATTTCCAACTATCTCCGTCCGGCTGTCATCAAGCAGCTCTTTTTGCCATTGTAATTCAAGATCAATCACCTCCTGATCACAGGGGCGTCAGAGTTGTAACTTCATCAATCCAAATAAAACCCCCACAGTTTGCTGTCATGAAGAGCGTAAATTATCTGCCAAATGCACTTTCCAAGATGGAAGCAGAAGAAAATGATGCATATGCAGCGATTTGGTTGGACGGCGACGACTTTGTTGCTGAAGGACCGAACATGAATGTGGCTTTTGTTACAAAAGACAAGGAACTTCTGATGCCTTGTTTTGACAAAATTCTCAGTGGTTGTACAGCTAAAAGAGTTCTGGTTCTTGCAGCAAAATTAGTAAAAGAAGGTAAACTTCAGGGTATTAGAGTAGATAACGTGTCTGTGGAGGACGGGAAAAGAGCAGAGGAGATGATGCTTATTGGCAGTGGAGTTCTTGTACGCTCAGTGGTGCAGTGGGATGAAGAAATCATCGGCTATG
- the LOC132600335 gene encoding D-amino-acid transaminase, chloroplastic-like isoform X1 has protein sequence MASSLSTLPKPISESSFFLPKLSNSIVIPKNISISRLKIRPLIQSNVFKNSNQTQFSSEGECSPTFDVPLLSCSEVIERLRTNRESHKTKQQYLAMYSSVFGGITTDTAAMVIPMDDHMVHRGHGVFDTAAIMDGYLYELDQHLDRFLRSATMAKIQIPFDRESVRRILIRTVSISQCRKGSLRYWLSAGPGDFQLSPSGCHQAALFAIVIQDQSPPDHRGVRVVTSSIQIKPPQFAVMKSVNYLPNALSKMEAEENDAYAAIWLDGDDFVAEGPNMNVAFVTKDKELLMPCFDKILSGCTAKRVLVLAAKLVKEGKLQGIRVDNVSVEDGKRAEEMMLIGSGVLVRSVVQWDEEIIGYGREGPVTQALLNLLLEDMKSGPPTVRVPIPY, from the exons ATGGCTTCTTCCTTGTCAACTCTCCCAAAACCCATCTCAGAATCCTCTTTTTTCCTACCAAAATTAAGCAATTCCATTGTTATTCCAAAGAACATCTCAATTTCAAGATTAAAGATCAGACCTTTGATCCAATCAAATGTTTTCAAGAATTCAAATCAAACCCAATTTTCCTCTG AAGGAGAATGTAGTCCAACGTTTGATGTCCCACTTCTCTCTTGCTCAGAG GTTATTGAGAGGTTGAGAACAAATCGAGAAAGTCACAAAACCAAGCAACAGTATTTAGCAATGTATTCTAGCGTTTTTGGTGGAATCACAACTGATACAGCTGCGATGGTGATTCCCATGGATGATCACATGGTCCATAGAGGGCATGGAGTTTTTGATACTGCTGCCATTATGGATGG ATACCTTTATGAGTTGGACCAACACCTTGATCGTTTCCTGAGATCTGCAACCATGGCCAAGATACAAATTCCTTTTGATAGGGAAAGCGTTAGACGAATTCTCATTCGTACAGTAAGCATTTCACAATGCAGAAAAGGTTCTCTAAGATACTGGCTTTCGGCGGGACCCGGTGATTTCCAACTATCTCCGTCCGGCTGTCATCAAGCAGCTCTTTTTGCCATTGTAATTCAAGATCAATCACCTCCTGATCACAGGGGCGTCAGAGTTGTAACTTCATCAATCCAAATAAAACCCCCACAGTTTGCTGTCATGAAGAGCGTAAATTATCTGCCAAATGCACTTTCCAAGATGGAAGCAGAAGAAAATGATGCATATGCAGCGATTTGGTTGGACGGCGACGACTTTGTTGCTGAAGGACCGAACATGAATGTGGCTTTTGTTACAAAAGACAAGGAACTTCTGATGCCTTGTTTTGACAAAATTCTCAGTGGTTGTACAGCTAAAAGAGTTCTGGTTCTTGCAGCAAAATTAGTAAAAGAAGGTAAACTTCAGGGTATTAGAGTAGATAACGTGTCTGTGGAGGACGGGAAAAGAGCAGAGGAGATGATGCTTATTGGCAGTGGAGTTCTTGTACGCTCAGTGGTGCAGTGGGATGAAGAAATCATCGGCTATG